TCAACTGAGTAGTGACTCTGAGTTTGCCTTCGTCCTAGAgacatttctttctttcgccAATGGCGGCGGTGCTGCTACGGGTGAGATCCTTCGCGCAGCCTCCCAAATCAAGCCAGGGGACATGGAAAGCTTCTATCTAGAGTTTAAGTACCTGGCAGACCAAATCGCCGACCAGGCTACGTCGGTCAATGCCACGAGGTTTCCAGTCTCGGCTCGTGAGGCACACCTCCGTGCGTCGTCATACTATCGCGCAGCCGACTTCTTCCTGCACGGAAATGCCTCCGATCCCCGCATTCAAACATTGTGGGATTCCGTGCTGGACCATTATGACACCGCCATGAAGCTGCTACCTGACCCACCGGAGCAGGTGGAGCTCGACGGAACAGAGTACAAGATTcctatatatttctattcaCCCCCGAAGTCATCACACGCCAACGTGACGAGCGGCCAGGACAAACGACTTCCCACGATCTTGATCGGGTCTGGGTACGATGGAGCCCAGCAAGATACCTACCATCAACTGGGCAAAGAGATCCTCGCACGCGGCTGGAACTTTGTCACCTACGAGGGGCCCGGACAGCCCACAGTACGTCGCCAGTCAAACATTGGCTTCATCCCCGACTGGTGGAGTGTGGTCACTCCCGTCGTAGACTGGTTAAGAACCCGTGACGACGTGGACACTGACCGGATCGCGTTGGGAGGCATCTCGTTCGGTGGTCAGTTGGCGCCTTTGGCAGCCACCCGGGAGCACCGTCTTGCTGCTGTCCTGGCAATTGATGGAATGCTTGATCTTCACGAGACAGTCCTGCAGCAGTTCCCAGCCTCGATACAAAAACTCTATCAAAGTGGGAACAAGACGGCCTTCGATGCGATAGTCTGGGAAGCATACAAGGAAACCACTGACACGAGTCAGATTTGGGGTATTGATCAGGGATTATGGTCTTTTAAGACTAGCAGCCCTTTCGAATGGATGActaaaatgaaaaaaatgGCTATCGACCAGACGATGCTGGATAACATCACTTGTCCGGTATTTGTTGCATCGGGTCAAGACGACCATATCGCGCCTGGTCAGCCGGAGAGGATGGCACGTATGCTTGGTGATAAGGCTTATTATCATCTTTTCAAGAATAATGTTGGTGCGGGAGAGCATTGTACTATTGGTGCTGAGCCCCAGCTGGCGATGGTTACTATGGACTGGTTGGATGAGATCTTTGAGAACCCGACTTCGCGTTCTTGACTGCTACAATCTGTGGATGTCTGGTTGTTCCGTGGGCATGGGGGGTTATTTCATTCTTTGTTTGACTATCATCATTTTGATATAGGTAGAGCTGAATTGTTATCATTATCCCTCGATGCAAATTTTGTATGGTTGCAAATTTTATAAGTTGATATTGAATAGACATCGCTTACCCATCCACTCCTTTATTATCTGTTAATACTATCTCCCCACAGCCTGCATAATTCCAGCTTCATGGCCTATTCGAAGTAGGCCCAGGTTCGCAGCAGCACGCTGGCTCTCGTGCACATGGGCGGAAGATGAAATTAATCCCAACGGCCATAGCAGCTTCAGGGCGTGTCCCCATGTTGGAATATTTGGACCCTGTCTGTCAGCAATGGCCGCTTTCACCGGCAAAAGTAGCGCCAGAGACACTAGGGTACGGTCTGCTAGGTGTTTTAAACGCTCGATGTTGGACTCACGTAGGCACAGGAGCGCAGTGTCCTTCTTCGGCGACCCATTAGCTTTCAGTGTCTGGGAAAGTAATTCTACAGTTCCTTGATAAAGTTGAAAGAGACATGCACCGAGATAGTTGGCGGCATGTTGTTTCATCAACCATTCGTGACTTTGTCCTGTCACTAGGTCATCTGATGGACCTGGTTGTGACTGTAAGGCCGGGCCTTGAGTGACTACTGTATCTATCGAAGATTCCAGGGGTTTGCAAGCGATAATTATGTCGTCAATGCTCTCGAGCAACTTATCATATGAGCATTGGTCGATCAGATCGCAGATCGTGCCGTAAACTCGTGAGGCCAGGTCACCGTACAGAAATGCTGGCAGAAAGAGCAGGTTCCTCGCCATGGGAGATGTCTGCATTGACTGCAACCAGGAGACTGCTTCCGGTGGCGGCATCTGGCCTGTTCGTATCGTTTGTATTTGCTATACCATAGAACGTTAGAACCAACCCGGAGGGGGGCTTCATTCAGCCTATCAAAGAACATACAACGGTCCGGTACGCTAGCTGGAAAAGCTGGCAACCTGTTCTAGTCTGGAATTGGTTCTGGCCTCGCAATCGCAATAGTCCGATCAATGCTTCACCATGCGTCCTCCAGCCCCGAGGTTCTTGGCCCCGTGCCCCGACTATGAGCTATGTAAAGATGTCTTAGCTTTGTAAACACGGTGTGAACAACAGAACTAGCCTACCTCATACAAGCACAGCAGCCACACTGCCGCCAGCGTAGTGTCTTGGCTTTGCTTCTCAACGTCTGAAACGTCATTTGATAGAGATTGCAAGGCCCTGACATACAGCTTTCGATGGCCGAATTCAATACTATCGGAACGTGTCCGTTTGGCAAAGTAGGCGGACGCAATAGCATCGCACACCTTATACAGCGTAGACTCAGTACCAGCGCGTTCAAGTAGTTGCGGCAGAAAGTCGAGCGAGCCGTACACACGAGCGCCATGTAAGgttactattataaattggctgagaagaaaaggcttGACATGTGCCTCCCAATGTTCAGTCGGCGCATATACGAATGCTAACTGTGGTTGTCTCGTTACAGCATTTTGGAAATATTGATCATGCTTTCGCTCAGAGCATTGAGTCACCTGCCGATCGCAATTCTGCCTCTTTTGACGCGGGTAGGATTCAGGGGTTAGGATCCGCAAGTTGAACCCCAGCTTACTGAAGTCTCTACAGCCCGGACACTCATGGCCGAACTTCTTACAGCGCAAGCAGCCGGGGCGGCCGAGGTCACAGTTGCTGTGTATTAGTGATCGATATTGCCATGGTCAGGTGGGAACTCACCTTCACCCGGCGACGGCGGCAGGTGTGGCAGGCCTTGCTCGGGAATCCAGTATTGACCATATTGACGAGGAAGGCTAGTCTGCATCTCGTGGGCAAGGTAAGCGGAAGGAAAGGGTGTCCTCAATGTAGGGGAAGTCTAGATGTAATCATGCTAAGACTGCGCCACACTATAACCCGTGATATTCTGCAGTCTGCAGAATTGCGTCTGACATGTCATAAGAGGTCCGACTGACTTGCGTACTCATCCGGAGCTTCTTGTTGAAAGTGCAGGTACACTGGGACAAATGGCCTTGTTAAGCTACCAGTCCATTCACGAGAGTCTACTAGATACCCTCCCATATCTTGCTCAGTTCCACAGCTGGCTAGACCTTAATGCAGGTGATCTGTATAAAGTAATAGTTCTCTCCCATCTAGCTCCGCATTGCAAGGTACACCAGTCGAGGAGGACCTTGTAAATCCGCCCGAGTCAGCCAGTAACAAATAAGCCTTGCAAAGGGTAATATCCACACAAATATGAACGGGCCGTATAGACACTATATGGATAGCAGCTCAGAggtttctttgttattgGACAGGGCATCTTCTAGGATTACATTTACCCAACAACACCGTCATTCGGCAATCTGTTCACGATACGTGGCGCAAGTATCGCTGGGGTTGCTGTCGTCTGTCTGCCTTTGCGAGAGAGCCTGTTTAGGGATGGGTTCGCTCAGGGCAAAGTCAAGAGTCATAAGTGACAACAGGAGCTGGATCTTCATTTTGTGATTGTTGATAGGTAGTTTGATAGAGGTggaaattataatatagagatgGTTACTCGAAGATAGCATGCCATTGTGCTcgcttttatatattattgatcCGCCGTCAGAAAggaataaaaataaaaagcaaaacgAAGACTTGTAGTCTTTATTCGCGACAACGGTGACAATTACTTCTTCTAACAGTGGCTCCCCGAAGGCCCGAGCCGATGTGGACACGCCCATGAACAGCCGCGCTGAATGTGAAACGGAAGGAACCATTTTGATATATAAAGCTGCTTCTTAGTGCAGACTAgcacatacgaccatagggtgtggagaacagggcttcccgtccgctcagccgtacttaagccacacgccgggaggttagtagttgggtgggtgaccaccagcgaatccctcctgttgtatgtttttgatttttacTCTCTCTGTATTCTCTTTTCGAGCGGTAGATATAAACCTACCTACCTAGCTAGATGCTTTGCTATAATGCTTTTGGTCTCGGGTCTGCAGTCTTTCTGGTTGTCCGTATGCTTTTTGGCCCAGGCCTGTATAAAATTTACGGAATCGCGCAATTCTGACTTCGGAGTCCAGGGATAGATGTCATACCCGCTCTGAATATCTACTTGGACCCAATGTGCCATTTCTAATTACAGCAGGCAAAGAGATTTCATCCCTGGCCCCCGTACAATGTCGGCTTTCGTCTGGCCATGGGGATGACCAATAGATGAACTTTAATGAATGGTTTCACTAGATGACACCTGAACTACGAACCACCTGCCGTGGCGCAGCTGAAGTAGGACCTCTGCTCATTTGACTTTTACCGGGGTTAACTCACCTGGTCTCACTACCAGCTTGGACACGTCACGATCATTCTTATTCGTCAGGATCTTGAACCCAGTGCCTGAACGTGAGCGTGACTCCACTCCAGGCGAGTCTGTGAAGCATGCCTGACATATATATAGTCCCGAGGGACTCgcttgaggatgttgcaCTCCTAAGAAGAACAAATAGCTCCCCCGTCTCACCTAACAGCAATGTCTATCGAGGTCAAGTGAGTCCATTCCACTCCCTTCCATACGAGCATACTACCCGTGAAGGCGAAGAATACTCAAATAATCTGTACCTAGATCTCTAAATGGCCAATGGGTCGGCGTCTACACGTTCGACAATGGCAATGGAGCTACCAACGGCGAGTCTGagttctttctctcatttgATAGTGATCCCAAAGACCGCACCCTGGCCCGCATCAATGGACAAGGGTTTGATGATGCTGGCTCATTCACGATCGTGGGAACTCTTGACTCAAAGAACTTGATAAATTTACAGAAGAACTACAGTAGCCATGGATGGACGTACTCTGGGAAATTGGATCGAGCACTGAGTGTGCTCCATGGCTCGTGGGGGGATATTCGCAATGGACCTATGGGGTTCTTTGCCTTTCAGCAGGTgggcgatgaggatgtcgTATCCGCGGGGTAAGCTGCCAACACATCTGCTTCGATTGACAGTGGTGTGTGCTAACGGATGATGATAGGGAGAGAACCTGGCGCATCAATGGTCGATGGAAAGGAACATACAGCGCAGCCAGGGAAGACACCCGTTGGCCGTGTGAGTTCGAGTTGACCGCATCTCCcgggaaaaaggaagaacagaTGGCGATTGTAGGGAAGGGGGTGGACAACGCGGGTGCGTATTGGATCAAGGGGATGGTGTTATCTGCCCACCAGGTGATTTTTGTCAAACAGTATGCGGGACACTCGTGGATCTACCGAGGCGAGCTagatgaagatggcagcGTGATGGAAGGGGActgggaagggaaaggagatcAGGGAACGTTCACTTTCACGCATTGAATTGGAGGATGCTTGTCACTACGGACTGCTGTGTCTCATTTAGTCTGTACATCTTTCCAGATATGAAATGGAGAATGAATGGAGCTCAGAATCCCAAATCTGTCAAGGCAAATACACCACTTCCCCCTACGGCGTTTTGAGGGGGGAGGGAAACGTCGTTCCACTGCGATCCTGCGATCTTGTCGGTCAGATCTTTCTCATCTAATGAAACTCCATatcctccctcttcctcctcatctgcaGCGGCTGTGCTTGTGTCCGGCTCAGTTCTGAGTTGGATTGTAGCCATCCGGGACTGAACCTCTCTGGTAGATGTCGGACGCTGAATACCCTGTTTCCAATCGAAGAAATGGTCGGGGTCCCAGATCCGCTTGATTCGCTGTAGCTCCTGACGGTTGTTTCCGTAGTAGACCTTCTCGTGAGCTTCAGTGGTGAGAGTGCGATCAGGAAAATTGATGAACGCAGCCCGTCCCATCATCGAGTAGGGCTGCAGCTTCTGTTTGAACAGTCCGAGGAAACCCCACATGTCACGCTCCAGCCATTTATCCTCCCACTGTAACATGATGTAAACGTGGTAGGTGCAATCACGCCAGCGAAAGGCCGTTGCGGAGCGCTTTTTCCTACTGGCCTCGCCGCCAGAATGAATCCAGGTCACCTGTAGCAGCCCCTGTTCCCCATTGAATAGTTTGCGGAAAGCCTGCATCTCCTTACGGATGGCCTCAGTAACGGCCTTCATCCGGCTTCGGTCGTTCTTGAAGACAAACGAGGAATAGATCTGGTAGGAACGGTTGGTGGGGAAGGACTTCACCGTTTCTTCGGACCACTGGCTCACGAGAGTCTCATGGAGGAAACGGGTGGATGGTTCCGCCATGGACCGTCGCTTCAATTGCTTTTTGAGCACTGGCTGTTGTACAAATGTGTTGATCACATTGTCGAATTCGTCCTTGCTACCATCGAAATAGGACAGCACTCGAACGCCCAGTTCGCTGGAAGTCTGCTTTAAATCACACAGCCAGGAGCTATCCAGAGTCATCTGTTCCGGCCAGTCCGTGGTGTAGAAGCGAATCATTGTTTGCATAAAATCATCCATCTCGTCCACCTTGGGCATCCATGTGAAGCGTCCTGCGACCACTTCCCCTCCGCTGTTCTGCAACTCCTGAATCTTGAGCTTCAATTCGACCACCACTCCGTAATTGCCACCTCCGGCACCGCATAGCGCCCAGAAGAGCCTGCCCTTGTCTGACTTGGGGTCATCGCCGTCTGTCACTGTTACTAATTTGCCATCCGCAGTGACGATAGTCGCCTCCTTAAGGGTGTCACACCCCATGCCGAAACTGCGGGTAAATGGACCAAGACCACCGCCTAAGGTGAAGCCACTCACACCCACAGTCGGACAGCGGCCACCGTTGATGATAGCGCCATTCATACGCTCATTGACTAGCTGTTTGTACGCGTGGCCCCATTGACAGCCACCCTGCAGGGTGACTATCATTGTCTTCCGATCGATCGTCACTTTCTTCATCCGGACCAGGTCCAACAAGATTCCGGTTTCGGCGCTGGAGAATCCAGCATACGAATGACCGCCATTCTTTATGGTAAGCGAGACATTCCGAGCCTTTGCTTGTGTGACAATGTACTGCACATCGCCATGGCCCCGAGGCTGGACAACACAATCTGGTCGAGTAAACCGGTACAGGAGATTGGCCGTCGCAACGGAACGCTCGTATTCCACCTCACCCACTCGAAACACCGGTACTTCATTCGTGAGAAAGTCTTGAATGATTGCTTCTGTCGCCATGGCTGTCAATCCTAGTTAAAGTAGAATTATTGATGATTCTCAAGGATGGAGTTGCTCTTCATCGCGAGATACCAGGGCGGGGTTTATAAGTTCGAGCGAGCCCCGAGCATGGGAGTTCAATAAGTGGTAATCTCATAATTGAGAGGGGGAAGCCGCCCCTCTCGCCCTTCCCAGTATGTCCGTAGATCACCTGTACGCTTTAGGAATGTTGCAGCTAAGGCACAAATCGCAGTCGTTCGCCGATGGGAGGGAGAAGCTGAACATTTGATTTGGACGAATCACGCGCATGAGATAGTCCAATTCGTCGGGCAATCAGAAAGTCCGATGCTGGCATTGCTAACTTTGTGACCCAAGCTAGACAATTGCATGGAGTACGACGACAGCTGGCATGAGTGGTTCAGCCAGCCTTCAAGTATGTGTGATCGGCGAGACGAGGCTGGCTGAAAAGCAGAGCGGGAAAGTCTCCGATACTTACGTTAACTGACACAATCTTCCCTTCCACAAACCTGTCCATTCATGCTGTAACTGCGAAGGAACGCGCATGATTTACATCTAGAATAATGTTGTTCAACAAGGTCCGTTTATCTTTGCGGAAAGAAAACGGGGAGAAGATGACCCACCACGGGTAAAGCCGCTGGATCCTAGAGATGATCTGCAGTCCGGGAGTGACTTGTTCGAAGTGGGGTAAAAAAGCCAGCTCAGTTGTTTTGGATACCAATACGAGAGCGATTATCATGCTATGCCTGTCTGGAAGCTATGTCACATCGATCTTCGGAATCTTCCATGACCTCAGAGACGCCGACAACGCTTTCATGGTTTCCAATGGAAGAGTCCAGACATAGGTCTCTAGCGGTGGTCGACTATACCGGTAGGATGTGCCAGATATCTTCAGATCAGCTGTCCTTGGCATGTCAGCCATGTCAAGCAGAAAGCATGCAGACTCTCTGAAGCCAATGTATTGGCTGACTTGACCAGGACAACTGTCGATGTGACTGGCGCTGTTACTCGAAATTTATTGGCTGGTTGAACGCAATCCTCTGTCTTCCTGTCATTCCTCGCTGTTTATGTCTTTCGCATCAGCTTTGACTGCAAGCCCCTTATATTACAACCCTGCGATGTTGGTGAGGTTTTCCAAAAATCTAAGCGGTTTGGCTTAAGTGCTGGGCGGAGATTGATACAATATCGAGGCCAGTCATCTCCTTCTATGAGCGTGCTTTCGCTTTCGTTGGAACTGGTGGACCCAGAATGAAGTTTTGATAGAATATGCCATGCCGTCATTTATCGTGCAGCTCGCATACTAGTTATGTTATTGGAACtaagtaaaaaatatagaattagagAATTAGATTTTTGTTTTCGGCCTTTATACAGAGCCCGACAGCAGATCGCCCAATATTCCCCCTCAATGCCGACCACCGAGCAACGACATATGATCCTCACCCGCATACTCCTTATGAATGCTCTTGGGCAAGCGCTGGGCAAGCATATGCGGTGGCGTGTTGACCCGACCCGCGGATTACTCCACTAGTCTCCTTGAAACTCCATATATATAATGAAGTTCCAACAGCATAGAAAATCGCGGATATACAAATGAGTCATCCAGTAAAATTGGGCACAGCATACTAGTCTCCCACTGCTACAGTTACTCTACATTAGACATGCTACTACTTCTCATGGGAGAGGTATTTCTAGCATACTAGTGTCTAGTTGACCTATTTGATACAGCTAAGGTGGAAAGACTTAATAATCTGAATGTCCTCTAATCTACCAGGTATAATGTGATAAGACTTGGTATATACCGTGCCTCAAGAGGCCTGTATATATTGCTTTGACATTCAATTCACCCTTCATAACTCTATGGACCCTCATGCTTTGCACAACATCTTGGTCACAATGCCCCGATTAGTAAGGCATTGAGCGATATTTAGTCCAAGGGTTGTAGTCAAGTCTCTCTCATGCTACCAAAGTAATAAATACGACCTCCCACGTAGAAGCCCGGTTTGTATTGAAATGCACTCGCCTATCAGTAGCCACAGGATGCTCAAGTAGTATTTCCTCTCCAACAATTGCTCAAGTCTAGATCATACAATCTGATCACGTTGACCCTGCTTCACTTTGGCCACTGTCACCAAACTTATGTACTCCTCTTTATCACTCAAGGGAACGAAAGCGCGACCATCAGGGATCTGATCATGCCTAGCTAATCCAATCTCGTAGCCGCCAGCCCTGCCTTGCCCGGATTTGGTTATAGAGGTGCCTGTGATGTGTTTCTTTATGTGTTTCCACATCAGACTCACTATGGGCTGATACGCCAGTAAGCAAGCAGCAATGAGATACATGCCGGCCTCCATGATGCTCCAAATGAAGATGTCAACTGCTGACCAAGTTTTATCTGTTATCGCATCCGTAATGAAGTACTGTACCCAGCATATCAAACCGAAGACAAATCCACTATGTATGACGCGTCAGCACAGGAATTTGATGAAAGGCATATGGTGTGACGGGGATAACTCACACACTGCCGAGTAAGAAGCTAATGAAGAGTCCTAGCTTGATCCGTCGTGTGGTCTGGAGCTTTATAATATGAGAAATGGGAAGGATCAGCATGATGACATCCGATAATATATGCGGGAGTCGGATCCATCGAAGCAACAGGTTCAAATTGAAGCAGCGGCCCGCAACACTGGTGTCCCAGAGCGCCTTTAACGGAACACATACGCCAACGCAAGCGAAAATCCCTCCGAGACAGTTTAAGATGATAATAACTCCCGTCACGTAGCAAATGTATCTTGTCACGCGCTTGATCGCAAAGAGAGACAGATAAAGACTCAGCACCGTTAATTTCGAGAGGGCGACGGAAAGGATCCAGGTCACTCCAACGGGAAGAATATCCTGGGAGAAATATATTGACATTGAGGGGCTGGTTTCCATGATTCGTGCCATATGGAGACCAGTACCTCCATAGCGGACATCAGCTGCGATTGTCCAAACAGTGATTAGTCGTCCATTCCATGGCGGTGACAGCTTGGTTGGGCCTACCCAAAATGGTGACATCGAAAGCAATGGTCATCACCCAACTTACGATGATCAAGGAATCATCACGGCTCCAGGAGACTTTCCCGATACGGCGAGAGACGAAGCGTAGAATGACCGCGATTGTCTCCAGCACCATGAATAATACCGTTATGGAATAAAGAATAGGCTGTTTGCTCTCGTAGTAGGAGCTTGATGAGGCCTCATTGGTATCTCGGCTCTTCATTTTCACGAAGCTGGTTGGTCAACCTGCCAGCAAGCAACCTATGTGAATAAAAGTAGAGCTCATACCGTGCGGTAAGCAAGCGATCAGCGTAATGGCCAGAGGCTTTTATGATCCGGATCTGGCGGTTTCATGTTTGCCGAGGATGTTTGCTTTGGGGCCAGTGAAGCAGATGAGCGTAGTAGGAATCAGCGACGATCGCTCGTGCAGTTTTCCGCCCTAACGCTTGCCCCAAGCATGGGGGCGAAATTTGTTTGAGTATTCCTTGCACTATAACATGTTTTAGGACAATCAGTGTCTCTACTTCCTAGAATTTCATATCGTTTGTAGAGGGGTTGGCGGGGAGAGCGTCAAACTAACCAGGGCAGATGCAAGTGAGCTGCATGTCTGACCCTTTACAGTGAGATGGCCAgacttgtttgttttttcttttttctttttttccttttatttttcgcCCCCTCTGGCCAGCATTGATGGATACCTCCCAGGTATTGACATTTATGGCATGGAAAACGCAAAATTATAGATTTGACAGGGTATCTGAATGCACTCAAGTAACAACGGGTCAAAGACCGAAGACTGCCATCTCGACCCCAATCATTTCGATCCAGAAAGACCAAAAGCTCTTCATTTGAAGCGGATGCCCTCTAAATATGGGAGTAAGTGGAGACGGAACGGGAATTAGCGGCCGTGGCAGTGCCCTAGTCTGATGCTGATCATGGGCTGGAGCCCTGGTCAGAGCAGAGGTGCACGAGTCATGCTCCTTCACTACATCCTACTTCGCAGGGAAAAGGTCATGGTGACACTAGTGCCACGGATCCTGACCGTAAGTTTGCTTCCTTTGTCAGCGTAAAAGACACACATCATTGACCAACGCACGTCAGATTTTGGCCCATGGAGACAAACCATCCCCATACACGTTGACCCACTTGACAACTGTTAACAAAGAGCTTTAGCCGCAGAAAAACCTTGTAGTTCCTTAGAGTCAATGTAATTCGCCAATTTAGGGGATCAGCCTTCGGTGGTCCTAGAGTTAGATCGTCCAGAGCTCAGTCGAAACATCCCTATGGCTCAAAGAAGAGGCCTCCCATCAATCTTGCTCCCAGAAATATAAAGACCCCCACCCCCCAACAgatgctttttctttcgctgTTAGCCAAAGCATCAGAGATACAGAAATCAAtcccaagaaagaaaaaagcgtGAAGCTTCAGAAGCGACCCCAAAATAGTTAAA
The sequence above is a segment of the Aspergillus flavus chromosome 4, complete sequence genome. Coding sequences within it:
- a CDS encoding Alpha/Beta hydrolase protein, coding for MRLGFSLSIGALFTLATASRSIPNVTITNSTTSIYQLSSDSEFAFVLETFLSFANGGGAATGEILRAASQIKPGDMESFYLEFKYLADQIADQATSVNATRFPVSAREAHLRASSYYRAADFFLHGNASDPRIQTLWDSVLDHYDTAMKLLPDPPEQVELDGTEYKIPIYFYSPPKSSHANVTSGQDKRLPTILIGSGYDGAQQDTYHQLGKEILARGWNFVTYEGPGQPTVRRQSNIGFIPDWWSVVTPVVDWLRTRDDVDTDRIALGGISFGGQLAPLAATREHRLAAVLAIDGMLDLHETVLQQFPASIQKLYQSGNKTAFDAIVWEAYKETTDTSQIWGIDQGLWSFKTSSPFEWMTKMKKMAIDQTMLDNITCPVFVASGQDDHIAPGQPERMARMLGDKAYYHLFKNNVGAGEHCTIGAEPQLAMVTMDWLDEIFENPTSRS